In the Ruminococcus sp. OA3 genome, one interval contains:
- a CDS encoding EamA family transporter produces MKNSLAFYIIGILMGSTQGVVASFIDLNSYEIVLLRSVIGGVFVAILFFGSGHRLSEYRNKRDVFFITLSGISMAVNWLLLYEAFTLIGVSVATIINFCAPIIVVVLSPLVFGERLTFRKILALMLTVTGVFLISGQAVSHGLSVRGLLLALCAMVMNAAMVIFNKLSRKIKGIDNAALQLAVAPIVVLLFFAVRGGFHFQIQTGDWVPILWVGIVSTALSNLLFFSTIGRLPAQTVSLCGYLEPASAAVLAAVILKETMTPVQILGAILIVGGAVWGEGLYRKSFYRRKEER; encoded by the coding sequence ATGAAAAACAGCCTGGCTTTTTACATTATAGGAATCCTTATGGGAAGTACCCAGGGGGTTGTGGCCAGCTTTATTGATCTGAACAGTTACGAGATTGTCCTGCTTCGGTCCGTCATAGGAGGCGTCTTCGTAGCAATCCTGTTTTTCGGGTCGGGGCACAGGCTCAGTGAATACAGAAATAAACGGGATGTGTTCTTTATCACGCTGTCAGGAATCTCCATGGCTGTGAACTGGCTTCTCCTCTATGAAGCCTTTACTCTGATCGGCGTGAGTGTGGCGACAATCATCAATTTCTGCGCGCCGATCATCGTAGTGGTATTATCACCTCTGGTATTTGGAGAGCGGCTTACGTTTCGGAAGATTCTGGCGCTGATGCTGACAGTGACAGGTGTATTTCTGATCAGCGGGCAGGCGGTGAGCCATGGACTGAGCGTGCGGGGACTGCTTCTCGCGCTGTGTGCAATGGTGATGAATGCGGCAATGGTGATCTTTAACAAATTATCCCGCAAGATCAAAGGGATAGATAATGCGGCGCTCCAGCTGGCGGTGGCACCCATTGTCGTACTGTTGTTTTTTGCCGTCCGAGGGGGATTTCATTTTCAGATCCAGACGGGTGACTGGGTTCCGATCCTGTGGGTGGGAATTGTCAGTACGGCACTCAGTAATCTGCTCTTTTTTTCCACCATCGGCAGATTGCCAGCTCAGACCGTATCGCTCTGTGGATATCTGGAGCCGGCGTCGGCAGCAGTTTTGGCGGCTGTAATCTTAAAAGAAACGATGACCCCGGTGCAGATTCTTGGCGCAATACTGATCGTTGGCGGCGCTGTCTGGGGAGAAGGGCTGTACAGGAAATCATTTTATAGAAGAAAGGAAGAGAGGTAA
- a CDS encoding ABC transporter ATP-binding protein, producing the protein MIQLLKLEHVDAGYGKLGILWDVSLEVAEGEFVALVGPNGAGKTTTLRAVSNIITPTKGKIIFDGHDITKSSVQEIMKAGLSYITDDGALFSGMTVQQNLKMGAYAIRDKGKIQESYEKVLEMFPRLKERLKQNAGTLSGGERKMLAIARGLMSGPKAMLIDEPSLGLAPNIVFQVLETLKQLTVDGVSILLVEQNVNTTLQVADRAYVLEDGRVVLSGKSDELLASDHIQKAYLGI; encoded by the coding sequence GTGATACAATTGCTTAAATTAGAACATGTAGATGCTGGTTATGGAAAACTGGGCATTCTGTGGGATGTTTCTCTGGAAGTAGCAGAGGGGGAATTTGTTGCCCTGGTCGGACCAAACGGAGCCGGAAAGACAACGACTCTTCGGGCGGTTTCCAACATTATCACACCTACAAAGGGAAAAATTATTTTTGATGGACACGACATTACAAAGTCTTCTGTACAGGAGATCATGAAAGCGGGGCTTAGTTACATCACAGATGACGGCGCATTGTTTTCCGGAATGACCGTACAGCAGAATCTGAAGATGGGTGCCTATGCCATCAGAGATAAAGGAAAGATTCAAGAGAGTTATGAAAAAGTCCTGGAGATGTTCCCGAGGCTGAAAGAACGATTAAAACAGAACGCAGGGACCTTGAGCGGCGGTGAGCGTAAGATGCTGGCGATCGCCAGGGGACTGATGTCGGGCCCCAAGGCGATGCTGATCGATGAGCCTTCACTGGGGCTGGCTCCCAACATTGTGTTCCAGGTACTTGAAACATTAAAACAGCTGACAGTAGACGGTGTTTCCATTCTGCTGGTGGAACAAAATGTAAATACGACTTTACAGGTTGCTGACCGTGCCTATGTACTGGAGGACGGACGCGTCGTGCTCTCCGGCAAGAGCGACGAACTTCTGGCCAGTGACCATATTCAGAAAGCTTACCTTGGCATTTAA
- a CDS encoding ABC transporter ATP-binding protein — protein MLLETIDVEKRFGGLVAVNNVSLQVEEGEVVGIIGPNGAGKTTFLNCIAGFYAPDNGKVLFQGKEITGSAQEKLCHLGISRTFQNVRGFPKMTALENVMVGCVFGAQKPKGAREKARELLEFAQFPLPEDTLVENLNTIQLKRLELARSLATDCKLLLLDEVAAGLTPAELPGFIELVRKIRDSGVTIICIEHLMRFITGICDRVAVLEFGTKIAEGVPHEVLSDEKVISAYLGKTEIH, from the coding sequence ATGCTACTAGAGACAATTGACGTTGAAAAACGATTTGGAGGATTGGTTGCAGTTAACAACGTTTCACTCCAGGTGGAAGAAGGAGAAGTTGTCGGCATCATCGGACCAAACGGTGCCGGAAAGACAACGTTTCTAAACTGCATTGCAGGCTTCTATGCTCCGGATAACGGTAAGGTTTTGTTTCAGGGAAAAGAGATCACCGGGTCTGCGCAGGAAAAGCTGTGTCACCTTGGCATCTCCCGTACCTTCCAGAACGTGCGTGGGTTCCCGAAGATGACGGCGCTGGAGAATGTGATGGTCGGCTGTGTGTTTGGCGCACAAAAGCCGAAGGGAGCAAGGGAGAAGGCGCGTGAATTACTGGAGTTTGCTCAATTTCCCCTTCCGGAAGATACGCTTGTTGAGAATTTGAACACGATTCAGCTGAAACGACTGGAGCTGGCGCGGTCCCTGGCGACAGACTGTAAGCTCCTGCTGCTGGACGAGGTGGCGGCGGGTTTGACACCCGCTGAGCTGCCGGGCTTTATTGAACTCGTTCGTAAAATTCGGGACAGCGGTGTCACGATCATATGCATTGAGCATTTAATGCGCTTTATAACAGGGATTTGTGACAGGGTTGCCGTGCTTGAATTTGGTACAAAAATTGCAGAGGGAGTTCCGCATGAAGTTCTGTCAGATGAAAAAGTAATCAGTGCTTATTTAGGAAAGACTGAGATTCACTGA
- a CDS encoding pyruvate formate lyase family protein: MQNQGTKSYMGRINRLKERVLNTYPEIDMENAVILTRGFQESEGEAHVVQKAYAFRKQCMEKTIPIWDDELIVGNAGSKQRGGLVCPDDCWSFIDREIDTLNERQYDPFHLKEEDRRLFLDVVKPYWQGRSINEKWERQMPDVVRILRNCGVLYIDRKCVRGWGELTADYSLIIREGVEGIEKRIQDVRDTLDLSVKGDFEKMTYLKALSLVADGLRQLGKRHAEKAREMAETETNAKRKQELLDIAKVCDRVPEKPARTFREALQSMYFLHICIFMEHNAPSYNPGCFDQYMWPYYKADLEAGRITEDEAQELLDCLWVKFSEQCLLQDATTARYSAGYPMFQNLCVGGVDENGMDAVNELSYLVLQATMEVQMYQPSLSVKYNLAQNPDRFLKKVVELMQMGTGFPAFHNDTVGTMMMMNKGVPLKEAYNWNPCGCVETSLAGKQRCYTSYADYNLGSIVEFALNDGKSRKYDCYAAARTGDPRVFETFEMFLDAVKEQIRFVLKAVVEGNLVCTQIVREMECPVASLTFQECIETANDYATGGAKYSIGDGLDAIGVADLINSILAVKELVYDTKRLEMDTLCKALEANFEGYEDVQAMCMRATKYGNDDEVANKIARDMFNYIADYIESFQHPYGHYNGGILPVSGNTPFGMEVGALPSGRRAYVPLGDGISPNQGTDTNGMSAVLKSCSNIPHVRFNQGTLLNQKLDPAFARGEKSIPSLMGYLKSLCAMGIFHVQFNVVDPKVLLDAQEHPEEHSDLLIRVAGYTAYFTELGPETQGDIISRTTQTHI, from the coding sequence ATGCAAAATCAGGGTACAAAGAGTTATATGGGACGAATTAATCGCTTAAAGGAACGGGTATTAAACACCTATCCGGAAATTGATATGGAAAATGCGGTAATTCTGACCAGGGGATTTCAGGAGTCTGAGGGAGAAGCTCACGTGGTACAAAAAGCATATGCCTTCCGCAAACAGTGTATGGAAAAGACGATTCCCATCTGGGATGATGAACTGATTGTGGGAAATGCCGGAAGCAAGCAGCGCGGCGGACTGGTGTGTCCCGATGACTGCTGGTCGTTTATCGACCGGGAGATCGACACCTTAAATGAGCGCCAGTATGATCCCTTCCACCTGAAAGAGGAAGACCGCAGGCTGTTTCTGGATGTTGTAAAACCTTACTGGCAGGGCCGCTCCATCAATGAAAAATGGGAAAGGCAGATGCCGGATGTGGTGCGGATACTGCGCAACTGCGGCGTGCTCTACATTGACCGCAAGTGTGTGCGGGGCTGGGGCGAACTGACCGCCGACTATTCTCTCATCATCCGGGAGGGCGTGGAAGGCATCGAGAAGCGGATTCAGGATGTGCGTGATACGCTTGATCTTTCCGTGAAGGGCGATTTTGAAAAAATGACGTACTTAAAGGCTCTTTCGCTGGTTGCGGACGGGCTGCGGCAGCTGGGAAAACGCCATGCCGAAAAGGCCAGAGAGATGGCAGAGACAGAGACGAATGCAAAGAGAAAGCAGGAACTTCTGGATATCGCAAAAGTCTGCGACAGAGTACCGGAGAAACCGGCGCGTACCTTCCGGGAGGCACTGCAGTCCATGTATTTTCTACATATCTGCATTTTTATGGAGCACAACGCACCGAGTTACAATCCCGGCTGTTTTGACCAGTATATGTGGCCATATTACAAGGCGGACCTGGAAGCCGGACGGATTACCGAAGACGAGGCACAGGAGCTTTTGGACTGTCTCTGGGTGAAGTTCTCTGAACAGTGTCTGCTGCAGGACGCGACAACTGCCCGCTATTCCGCAGGATATCCAATGTTCCAGAATCTGTGCGTAGGCGGTGTGGATGAAAATGGAATGGATGCGGTCAATGAACTGTCGTATCTGGTTTTACAGGCAACCATGGAGGTGCAGATGTATCAGCCGTCCTTGTCCGTCAAATATAATCTGGCACAGAATCCGGACCGCTTCCTGAAAAAAGTCGTTGAATTGATGCAGATGGGAACAGGATTCCCGGCATTCCACAACGATACCGTGGGAACCATGATGATGATGAACAAGGGGGTTCCTTTAAAAGAAGCGTATAACTGGAATCCATGCGGATGCGTGGAGACCAGTCTCGCGGGAAAACAGCGGTGTTATACCTCCTACGCAGATTACAATCTGGGCTCTATCGTAGAATTTGCTTTGAATGACGGAAAGAGCCGCAAATACGACTGTTATGCTGCAGCACGGACCGGAGATCCCAGAGTTTTTGAGACCTTTGAGATGTTCCTGGATGCAGTGAAAGAGCAGATCCGTTTTGTTTTAAAGGCAGTCGTGGAAGGAAATCTTGTATGCACTCAGATTGTCCGTGAGATGGAGTGCCCGGTGGCTTCGCTGACCTTTCAAGAATGTATCGAGACTGCCAATGACTATGCGACCGGCGGAGCCAAGTACAGCATCGGGGACGGTCTGGATGCTATTGGAGTGGCTGACCTGATCAACAGCATTTTAGCGGTGAAAGAACTGGTATATGATACAAAACGCCTCGAAATGGATACCCTGTGCAAAGCTCTGGAAGCGAACTTTGAGGGATATGAAGACGTGCAGGCAATGTGTATGCGTGCAACGAAATATGGCAATGACGATGAGGTGGCAAATAAGATAGCAAGAGATATGTTCAACTATATCGCAGACTACATCGAGAGTTTCCAGCATCCTTATGGCCACTACAACGGCGGCATTCTTCCTGTATCCGGCAATACACCGTTCGGTATGGAGGTGGGAGCCCTGCCTTCCGGAAGAAGGGCGTATGTGCCGTTGGGCGACGGTATCAGTCCCAATCAGGGAACCGATACCAATGGCATGAGTGCGGTACTGAAAAGCTGCTCCAATATCCCTCATGTGCGTTTTAACCAGGGAACCCTGCTGAACCAGAAGCTGGATCCGGCGTTTGCCCGCGGCGAAAAATCCATACCGTCACTGATGGGATATCTGAAGAGCCTCTGTGCGATGGGCATCTTCCATGTCCAGTTCAACGTGGTGGATCCCAAGGTACTGCTGGATGCACAGGAGCATCCGGAGGAGCACAGTGACCTGCTCATCCGTGTGGCGGGCTACACCGCTTATTTCACGGAGCTGGGACCTGAGACACAGGGTGATATCATTTCCAGAACCACACAGACACATATTTAA
- a CDS encoding glycyl-radical enzyme activating protein codes for MDQGTVLRIEKISPNDGSGLRTVVFLKGCPLHCQWCSTPESQSAKPELYYKQPKCVHCGRCITNCPQHALSVSRDRRAVVRDKNRCIQCFRCAGVCLTEAVGVYGKSMTVQEVMQEIRKESLFYFFSGGGVTLSGGDVLLQAEFAAEILRNCREECIDTTAELDMFGPYDNVRIVLEHLDSVYVDVKVMDSLTHKKWTGVGNETILDNIRRASEEFPDKPLCVRVPLIPGVSDTEENIQSTVEFCRKLPSCRELEFLPYHRLGSSTYEYLDRPYGLQELEPMSVEAAEEKIRMIDRTSLPFAVKI; via the coding sequence ATGGACCAAGGAACGGTATTAAGAATCGAAAAAATATCGCCCAATGACGGCAGCGGGCTGAGGACAGTCGTCTTCTTAAAAGGCTGTCCCCTGCACTGTCAGTGGTGCTCAACACCGGAGTCACAGAGTGCGAAACCCGAGCTGTACTATAAGCAGCCGAAGTGTGTCCATTGCGGCCGCTGCATCACGAACTGTCCGCAGCATGCATTATCCGTCTCTCGGGACCGGCGTGCTGTGGTCAGAGATAAAAACAGATGCATCCAATGTTTCCGCTGTGCGGGGGTCTGCCTGACGGAGGCTGTGGGCGTGTATGGAAAAAGCATGACAGTGCAGGAAGTCATGCAGGAGATTCGGAAAGAATCCCTGTTCTACTTCTTTTCAGGAGGCGGTGTGACACTGAGCGGGGGAGATGTGCTCCTGCAGGCAGAGTTTGCGGCGGAGATTTTGCGCAATTGCAGGGAAGAGTGTATCGATACGACAGCGGAACTCGACATGTTCGGACCTTACGACAATGTGCGCATCGTGCTGGAACATCTGGACAGCGTCTATGTGGATGTCAAGGTAATGGACAGTTTGACACATAAAAAGTGGACAGGGGTGGGGAATGAAACCATCCTGGATAATATCCGGCGGGCTTCTGAAGAATTTCCCGATAAGCCGCTGTGTGTCCGCGTACCCCTGATTCCGGGAGTGAGTGATACCGAAGAAAATATTCAAAGCACGGTGGAATTTTGCAGAAAGCTTCCTTCCTGCCGGGAGCTTGAGTTTCTTCCTTATCACCGTCTGGGAAGCTCTACTTATGAGTACCTGGACCGCCCTTACGGCTTACAGGAACTGGAACCCATGTCTGTGGAGGCGGCGGAGGAAAAGATCCGCATGATCGACCGGACATCGCTTCCCTTTGCGGTTAAGATATAA
- a CDS encoding branched-chain amino acid ABC transporter permease: MKENKLSKFSAILGKVGLSPVSLLAFIVLALSPMFAGNEYNIRLLLMCVMYGTLAMGFDLSAGYIGVANWGYAALMGLGGYTSALLFERLGVSPWIGMICAGLIATFAGLLIGLLTLRMDGMFAALLAWFVGLILMNAANAMTGLTRGALGLQVQPLFDTPWATPYFYVIFTICVITYIVLRVIVKSNLGLAFTALGQDMQTARTTGVSPLKYRLINFCISCFIAGIVGGFYAHYIGILTPTLMATKGTIQILVIAYFGGRGSIWGPLLAAFITMPIFESMNSLVELKYIIYGLVLILIMIFMPNGIAGFGKPVKEFIRKRIAKKDTKK; the protein is encoded by the coding sequence ATGAAAGAGAATAAGTTATCTAAATTTTCTGCGATACTGGGCAAAGTAGGATTAAGCCCTGTCAGCCTGCTGGCATTCATTGTTCTGGCATTGTCTCCTATGTTTGCCGGCAATGAATATAATATACGGCTCCTGCTGATGTGTGTAATGTATGGAACTCTGGCGATGGGGTTTGACCTTTCAGCAGGGTATATCGGAGTAGCCAACTGGGGCTACGCAGCCCTGATGGGACTCGGCGGATATACATCAGCACTTCTTTTTGAGCGGCTTGGCGTGTCGCCCTGGATTGGAATGATCTGTGCCGGGCTGATTGCCACGTTCGCAGGACTGCTGATCGGTCTGCTGACACTGCGTATGGACGGAATGTTCGCGGCACTGCTCGCATGGTTTGTCGGGTTGATTCTGATGAATGCCGCAAATGCAATGACAGGCCTGACGCGCGGAGCGCTGGGACTTCAGGTTCAGCCTCTGTTTGATACGCCGTGGGCCACGCCGTATTTCTATGTGATATTTACGATCTGTGTGATCACGTATATCGTATTGAGAGTCATTGTAAAATCAAATCTCGGGCTTGCCTTTACTGCCCTCGGACAGGATATGCAGACGGCCCGTACCACCGGTGTGAGCCCCCTGAAGTACAGACTGATCAACTTCTGTATTTCCTGCTTCATCGCAGGGATTGTCGGCGGGTTCTACGCTCATTATATCGGCATTCTGACTCCGACGCTGATGGCGACCAAGGGGACCATTCAGATTCTGGTAATCGCATACTTTGGAGGCCGGGGCAGCATCTGGGGACCACTGCTCGCAGCGTTTATCACCATGCCGATCTTTGAATCGATGAATTCACTGGTCGAGCTGAAGTACATCATCTACGGCCTGGTACTGATCCTGATCATGATCTTCATGCCAAATGGAATCGCGGGATTCGGGAAACCGGTAAAAGAATTTATCCGGAAACGGATCGCAAAAAAAGATACAAAAAAATAA
- a CDS encoding branched-chain amino acid ABC transporter permease, translating into MIELFISAFLKGGMYILISMGLSLVYGVMKIPNFAHGEFYLIGAYCSYIGLSMLKLPGVVVIALAAVMGFVFGAIIERLTFNPLRKRSKSDWSLNTFLVTAGISFVIQNVAQMIFTAEFWGVEKIWQGSLNIAGINIPTDRVISFVIAIAVVVIFWAFLKKTRTGNAIMAVSENEEGAMLMGVQINSIHTLTFALSSMLAAIAGAALISITPAYPTMGLKPLYSAWFVVILVGLGNLEATIVGAFIVSFIEVFATYYVGAAWADAVSLSVIVVILLIKPTGLFGKRVKV; encoded by the coding sequence ATGATTGAATTATTTATCAGCGCCTTTCTGAAGGGAGGCATGTATATCCTGATCAGTATGGGATTGTCGCTGGTTTATGGCGTCATGAAGATACCGAACTTTGCTCATGGAGAGTTCTATCTGATCGGTGCGTATTGCTCGTATATCGGGCTTTCCATGCTGAAACTTCCAGGTGTTGTCGTCATCGCCCTTGCGGCAGTGATGGGGTTTGTGTTTGGTGCTATTATTGAGCGTCTGACGTTCAACCCGCTGAGAAAGCGTTCGAAATCCGATTGGAGTCTGAACACGTTTCTCGTAACAGCAGGCATCAGTTTCGTGATACAGAATGTTGCACAGATGATCTTCACCGCAGAATTCTGGGGAGTTGAAAAGATCTGGCAGGGCTCCCTTAACATAGCCGGAATCAACATTCCGACAGACCGCGTGATTTCTTTTGTGATTGCAATCGCAGTGGTTGTTATCTTCTGGGCGTTTTTGAAAAAGACAAGGACGGGAAATGCGATCATGGCTGTTTCGGAGAATGAAGAGGGCGCCATGCTGATGGGCGTTCAGATCAATTCGATCCATACACTGACATTCGCGCTCAGCAGCATGCTGGCGGCGATTGCGGGAGCCGCGCTGATCTCCATCACGCCGGCTTATCCTACGATGGGATTGAAACCACTGTATTCCGCGTGGTTTGTAGTCATACTGGTAGGGCTTGGCAATCTGGAGGCGACGATTGTGGGTGCATTCATCGTATCATTTATTGAAGTGTTTGCAACGTATTATGTGGGTGCTGCCTGGGCAGACGCTGTATCACTTTCTGTTATCGTAGTGATTCTGCTGATTAAGCCGACTGGTTTGTTTGGTAAGAGAGTGAAAGTATAA
- a CDS encoding trimethylamine methyltransferase family protein: protein MRLKYDFADQKELDLIHEYSMKMLAENGVVFACEELVELFCSHGFRTDGQIVYMTEADVLKALKTCPSVFPWQGRSSSVTVGGGQTICAPSYGPIYLLEDGYYHKIDRKRYTDFAKLNASSKVLDVSNPNMLDFSFIPETYASDWAMATVLMMDTKPAIGMVDGRLSARNAISMTQEFYGIHDKPVLNSLISVASPSHFSTAMCEALIEYATAGQAVFITPSSMSGMTVPGSIASLLLSNNVETLSGVVAAQMIRPGTPVMYGIQSHGCDLRYGTPSIGSAEQVLIFSAAKAMGSYYDLPVRTGGSSCDAKQVDMQAGIESYATMNATIQSGADLMVHSLGSLESDSSVSFDKFIYDEEILQMVQRVNRGFEVSEETLLYDCFLEAGPGGQFLTLSDDNMEDSLCCYREDYLMTRIANHVSHGTWEESGRKMITDVTKEMWTKRLEEYQMPDITADQKEVLMKYVPGDLLFNEEA from the coding sequence ATGAGATTAAAATATGATTTTGCAGACCAGAAGGAACTGGATCTGATCCACGAATATTCCATGAAAATGCTGGCGGAGAACGGAGTCGTGTTTGCCTGTGAAGAACTGGTGGAATTGTTTTGCAGCCACGGTTTCCGGACCGACGGGCAGATCGTCTATATGACGGAAGCGGATGTTTTGAAGGCACTGAAGACCTGCCCGTCTGTATTCCCATGGCAAGGGAGAAGTTCCAGCGTGACGGTGGGAGGCGGCCAAACGATCTGTGCGCCTTCCTACGGTCCGATCTACCTTCTGGAAGATGGCTATTACCATAAGATCGACCGGAAACGGTACACGGATTTTGCCAAACTGAATGCATCCAGTAAAGTGCTCGATGTCTCCAACCCCAATATGCTGGATTTCTCCTTCATTCCGGAAACATATGCGTCCGACTGGGCTATGGCGACGGTGCTGATGATGGATACAAAACCGGCCATCGGTATGGTGGATGGCAGACTAAGCGCGCGAAACGCCATTTCAATGACACAGGAATTCTATGGGATCCACGATAAACCGGTACTGAACAGTCTGATCAGTGTGGCTTCCCCCAGCCATTTTTCCACGGCCATGTGTGAAGCCCTGATCGAATATGCCACAGCAGGACAGGCTGTCTTTATCACGCCGTCCAGTATGAGCGGCATGACGGTCCCGGGTTCCATTGCTTCCCTTCTGCTGTCCAACAATGTGGAGACGCTGTCCGGGGTAGTGGCCGCTCAGATGATCCGCCCGGGTACTCCGGTGATGTATGGCATTCAGAGTCACGGCTGCGATCTGCGCTACGGTACGCCTTCCATAGGAAGTGCAGAACAGGTTTTGATCTTCTCCGCGGCAAAAGCCATGGGAAGCTACTATGACCTGCCGGTTCGAACCGGTGGTTCCTCCTGCGATGCCAAACAGGTAGACATGCAGGCTGGTATCGAATCCTATGCGACCATGAATGCTACCATCCAAAGTGGTGCAGACCTGATGGTACACTCTCTGGGAAGCCTGGAATCTGACAGTTCGGTCAGCTTTGATAAATTTATTTATGATGAAGAGATCCTGCAGATGGTGCAGCGTGTTAACCGCGGCTTTGAAGTCAGTGAAGAGACTCTGCTCTATGACTGTTTCCTGGAGGCGGGACCCGGCGGCCAGTTCCTGACACTGTCCGATGATAATATGGAAGACAGTCTGTGCTGTTATCGGGAAGACTATCTGATGACCCGGATCGCAAACCACGTATCCCATGGAACCTGGGAAGAGAGCGGTCGGAAGATGATCACGGACGTGACGAAAGAAATGTGGACTAAACGTCTGGAAGAGTATCAGATGCCGGACATCACGGCAGATCAGAAAGAAGTGCTCATGAAATACGTGCCGGGAGACCTTCTGTTTAATGAAGAAGCATGA
- a CDS encoding polya polymerase: protein MKFYNIKDIDGFFNTLQTCEGTVELVTSEGDCLNLKSKLSQLVVYANVFSGGKIPEMEIRTSKPEDMAKLVSFVVTAVE, encoded by the coding sequence ATGAAATTCTATAACATTAAGGATATTGACGGGTTTTTTAATACGCTTCAAACGTGTGAAGGCACGGTTGAACTGGTCACGTCGGAAGGAGACTGCTTAAATCTGAAATCAAAGCTGTCCCAGCTCGTTGTCTATGCAAATGTTTTCTCAGGCGGAAAGATTCCGGAGATGGAGATTCGCACCAGTAAACCGGAGGACATGGCGAAACTTGTTTCTTTTGTTGTAACTGCAGTTGAGTAA
- a CDS encoding ABC transporter substrate-binding protein translates to MRNRTKATLALFMASMCAFGTVMTGCGGGGGASAGKDDDVLKIAVPIPLTGESAKAGKEIQDTVTLAFEEVGNKVGSYTIELDFVDATSDADKGAMALEEGIVKRGDEVVLSSWNSSVAVAMVDVVSKYKVPWYFSSSSSSVINEKVEGKEDGYLLSKIWPKSESLAIGYFSLLQEMIDAGQWDASRVKYAVFADDTDFGRVFGETVKASMPEFNGELVYEDYTAINVTDFYTSITKMKESGADLAFMELTNPAAAAAFIKQAKESNLPCLQTSDTMTEASNWYELTGDAGTGTLVCRSKLVNDNAMKFAKAFEDKYGYTPAATTGGINYDGAKFLIKCIEECEKKYEKVNSETMYKFGKEVLQTGGITFDESVLVKSYEYSEENGIDPIVDEDHFYFQVIQLNGDKEVVVWPSSDKEADVFVPDYAK, encoded by the coding sequence ATGAGAAATCGAACAAAAGCAACGTTGGCATTGTTTATGGCATCAATGTGTGCATTTGGGACTGTAATGACCGGATGTGGCGGAGGCGGCGGAGCTTCTGCAGGAAAAGATGATGATGTATTGAAGATCGCAGTTCCGATTCCCCTGACGGGAGAGTCTGCAAAAGCAGGGAAAGAGATTCAGGATACCGTTACCCTGGCTTTCGAAGAAGTTGGAAACAAAGTTGGCAGTTATACGATAGAGCTTGATTTCGTAGATGCTACCTCAGACGCCGATAAGGGAGCTATGGCACTGGAAGAGGGTATTGTAAAGAGGGGCGATGAAGTGGTCTTAAGCAGCTGGAACAGTTCCGTAGCGGTAGCCATGGTGGATGTTGTTTCCAAGTATAAAGTTCCCTGGTATTTCTCCAGTTCTTCCTCCTCCGTTATCAATGAGAAGGTAGAAGGAAAAGAAGACGGTTATCTGCTGAGCAAGATCTGGCCGAAATCTGAGTCCCTGGCAATCGGATACTTTTCCCTGCTGCAGGAGATGATCGATGCCGGACAGTGGGATGCGTCCAGAGTGAAGTATGCAGTGTTCGCAGATGACACCGACTTTGGCCGGGTATTCGGTGAGACCGTAAAAGCATCGATGCCGGAATTTAACGGCGAACTGGTATATGAAGATTACACAGCGATCAACGTGACGGACTTCTACACTTCCATCACAAAGATGAAAGAGTCGGGTGCGGACCTGGCATTTATGGAACTGACCAACCCCGCGGCGGCGGCAGCTTTTATTAAGCAGGCGAAAGAATCCAATCTGCCTTGCCTTCAGACTTCTGACACTATGACAGAAGCTTCGAACTGGTATGAGCTGACTGGTGATGCCGGAACCGGTACACTGGTATGCCGTTCCAAGCTGGTTAATGACAACGCGATGAAGTTTGCAAAGGCATTTGAGGATAAATACGGATACACTCCGGCAGCTACCACCGGCGGTATCAACTACGACGGAGCAAAATTCCTGATCAAATGTATTGAGGAGTGCGAGAAGAAATACGAGAAGGTAAACTCTGAGACGATGTATAAGTTTGGTAAGGAAGTGCTGCAGACCGGCGGTATCACATTTGACGAGAGTGTTCTTGTCAAATCCTATGAATACAGTGAGGAAAATGGAATCGACCCGATCGTCGACGAGGATCATTTCTACTTCCAGGTAATACAGCTGAATGGTGACAAGGAAGTTGTAGTCTGGCCGAGCTCTGACAAGGAAGCAGATGTGTTCGTACCGGACTATGCCAAATAA